In a single window of the Mesorhizobium shangrilense genome:
- a CDS encoding TfoX/Sxy family protein yields the protein MDNDAIADLFSGLGPVDIRRMFGGKGIYHRGVIIAIEIRGELMLKGDAQTAPDLEAAGCSRWTYTGSRHGKQVAMPYWTVPDGALDDPDEMAVWARKSYEAGLRAEKADPAKRKVKPSSPPS from the coding sequence ATGGACAATGATGCAATCGCCGATCTGTTTTCAGGTCTCGGGCCGGTCGACATCCGCCGCATGTTCGGCGGCAAGGGAATCTACCATCGCGGCGTCATCATCGCGATCGAGATTCGTGGCGAGCTGATGCTGAAGGGTGATGCGCAAACCGCGCCGGATCTCGAAGCGGCCGGCTGCAGCCGCTGGACCTACACTGGCTCGCGACACGGAAAACAGGTGGCGATGCCGTACTGGACGGTGCCGGATGGCGCGCTGGACGATCCGGACGAAATGGCGGTCTGGGCGCGGAAGTCCTACGAGGCGGGGCTGCGTGCGGAAAAGGCTGACCCCGCGAAGCGGAAGGTCAAACCTTCATCGCCACCTTCATGA
- a CDS encoding GFA family protein: MPILLKGSCRCGGVRFEVMSHTPVPYQLCYCSICRKQQGGGGYAINLGGIATTLKVESAETLGVYRAKIEDDERGHCEVSTGERNFCMSCGSALWLYDPTWPDLIHPFASAIDTELPKPPHRTHLMLKYKASWVEPDIRDGDLAFELYPEESIADWHRRNGVWVE; encoded by the coding sequence ATGCCCATTCTGCTGAAAGGCTCCTGCCGCTGCGGCGGCGTGCGCTTCGAGGTCATGAGCCACACGCCTGTCCCCTACCAGCTCTGCTACTGCTCGATCTGCCGGAAGCAGCAGGGCGGCGGCGGATATGCCATCAACCTCGGCGGCATCGCGACGACGCTGAAGGTCGAGAGCGCTGAAACGCTTGGCGTCTATCGGGCAAAAATCGAGGACGATGAGCGCGGGCACTGCGAGGTGTCGACCGGGGAGCGGAACTTCTGCATGTCCTGCGGGTCGGCGCTCTGGCTCTACGACCCGACCTGGCCGGACCTGATCCACCCGTTCGCCTCGGCGATCGACACGGAACTCCCGAAGCCTCCGCACCGGACGCATCTCATGCTGAAATACAAGGCCTCGTGGGTCGAGCCGGACATCCGCGACGGCGACCTCGCCTTCGAACTCTACCCCGAAGAGTCGATCGCCGACTGGCACAGGCGCAACGGGGTTTGGGTGGAGTAA
- a CDS encoding DUF2171 domain-containing protein: MADTSKIKEHAEVIGADGVHVGTVDRVVDGRIKLTKRDSGEGHHRGHHHYVPLSLVADVEGGKVRLSANADVAVTFEEEDGGGSAM; encoded by the coding sequence ATGGCTGACACCAGCAAGATCAAGGAACATGCGGAAGTCATCGGCGCGGACGGTGTCCACGTTGGTACGGTCGACCGCGTAGTGGATGGTCGCATAAAACTTACGAAGCGCGACAGCGGGGAGGGGCATCACAGAGGCCACCACCACTATGTTCCGCTCAGCCTAGTCGCCGACGTGGAAGGCGGCAAGGTCCGCCTCTCCGCCAATGCCGATGTCGCGGTCACATTTGAGGAAGAGGACGGCGGTGGGTCGGCGATGTAG
- the sufA gene encoding Fe-S cluster assembly scaffold SufA, with the protein MGRFAVISMTDRAAERVREIVATRENALGVRLGIKKGGCAGMEYTVDLVTEPNPKDDHIEREGANVWVAPEAALFLFGTEMDFEQTTLRTGFTFRNPNQSSACGCGESVELKPADLKALAEARAADAA; encoded by the coding sequence ATGGGACGCTTTGCCGTCATCAGCATGACCGACCGGGCTGCGGAGCGCGTGCGGGAGATCGTCGCGACGCGCGAGAATGCTCTCGGCGTGCGTCTCGGCATCAAGAAGGGCGGCTGCGCCGGAATGGAGTACACGGTCGACCTCGTGACCGAGCCCAACCCGAAGGACGACCACATCGAGCGCGAAGGCGCAAATGTCTGGGTCGCGCCTGAAGCGGCGCTGTTTCTGTTCGGCACCGAGATGGATTTTGAGCAGACCACGCTGCGCACCGGATTCACCTTCCGGAATCCGAACCAGAGTTCGGCTTGCGGCTGCGGTGAATCGGTGGAGCTGAAGCCGGCCGACCTCAAGGCCCTCGCCGAGGCTCGCGCCGCCGACGCCGCCTGA
- a CDS encoding SUF system Fe-S cluster assembly protein, whose protein sequence is MEDASVTTTTEPSPAGTASAIPADELARLTDDIVAALKTVYDPEIPADIYELGLIYKIDIEDDRSVKIDMTLTAPGCPVAGEMPGWVQNAVGAVEGVSDVEVSMVFDPPWTPDRMSEEAQVAVGWY, encoded by the coding sequence ATGGAAGACGCATCCGTGACCACCACGACCGAGCCGTCCCCGGCAGGGACTGCCTCGGCGATTCCGGCGGACGAGCTGGCCCGGCTGACGGACGACATCGTGGCCGCGCTGAAGACCGTCTACGATCCCGAGATCCCGGCCGACATCTACGAGCTTGGCCTGATCTACAAGATCGACATCGAGGACGACCGGTCGGTCAAGATCGACATGACGCTGACTGCGCCCGGCTGCCCGGTGGCGGGCGAAATGCCGGGTTGGGTGCAGAACGCCGTCGGCGCCGTCGAGGGTGTCTCAGACGTCGAGGTCAGCATGGTCTTCGATCCGCCATGGACGCCGGACCGCATGTCGGAAGAGGCGCAGGTCGCGGTCGGCTGGTACTGA
- a CDS encoding cysteine desulfurase: MDQSLTSAPYDVEAIRRDFPILSREVYGKPLVYLDNGASAQKPQAVLDAVQRAYSEEYANVHRGLHFLSNAATDSYEKARETVRRFLNAPSIDEIVFTSNATSAINTVAYGWGMPNIGEGDEIVLSIMEHHSNIVPWHFIRERQGAKLVWAPVDDLGEFHLDDFEKCLTDRTKLVAITHMSNALGTVTPIKDICRIAHARGIPVLVDGSQAAVHMPVDVQDLDCDFYAFTGHKVYGPSGIGVLYGKKEFLQAMRPFQGGGEMILEVTEGNVSYNDPPHRFEAGTPPIVQAIGLGAALDYMDSIGRERIAAHEAELKAYAHERLRAINSLRIFGDAPDKGAIVSFELEGIHAHDVSMVIDRAGVAVRAGTHCAQPLLKRFGVTSTCRASFGMYNTLAEVDVLAEALEKARKFFG, from the coding sequence ATGGACCAATCATTGACTTCAGCACCCTACGACGTCGAGGCGATCCGCCGCGATTTCCCGATCCTGTCCCGCGAAGTCTACGGCAAACCGCTGGTCTATCTCGACAACGGTGCGTCGGCCCAGAAACCGCAGGCGGTGCTCGACGCGGTCCAGCGCGCCTATTCCGAGGAATATGCGAACGTCCATCGCGGCCTGCATTTCCTTTCCAACGCCGCCACCGACTCCTATGAGAAGGCGCGCGAGACCGTTCGCCGCTTTCTCAACGCGCCGTCGATCGACGAGATCGTGTTCACCTCGAACGCGACGTCGGCCATCAACACCGTCGCCTATGGCTGGGGCATGCCGAACATCGGCGAGGGCGACGAGATCGTGCTCTCCATCATGGAGCACCACTCCAACATCGTGCCGTGGCATTTCATCCGCGAGCGCCAGGGCGCCAAGCTCGTCTGGGCTCCGGTCGACGATCTCGGCGAATTCCATCTCGATGATTTCGAGAAGTGCCTGACGGACCGCACGAAACTGGTCGCCATCACCCATATGTCGAATGCGCTGGGCACGGTGACCCCAATCAAGGATATCTGCCGCATCGCGCATGCGCGGGGAATTCCGGTCCTCGTGGACGGCAGCCAGGCAGCCGTCCACATGCCGGTCGACGTCCAGGACCTGGACTGCGACTTCTATGCCTTTACTGGCCACAAGGTTTACGGCCCGTCGGGCATCGGCGTACTCTACGGCAAGAAGGAGTTCTTGCAGGCCATGCGCCCGTTCCAGGGCGGCGGCGAGATGATCCTGGAGGTGACTGAGGGCAACGTCAGTTACAACGACCCGCCGCATCGCTTCGAGGCGGGCACGCCCCCGATCGTCCAGGCGATCGGCCTGGGTGCGGCGCTGGACTACATGGATTCCATCGGCCGCGAGCGCATCGCAGCCCACGAGGCGGAACTGAAGGCCTATGCGCATGAACGCCTGCGCGCCATCAATTCGCTGCGCATCTTCGGCGATGCGCCCGACAAGGGCGCCATCGTCTCCTTCGAACTCGAGGGCATCCACGCCCACGACGTCTCGATGGTCATCGACCGCGCGGGCGTCGCGGTGCGCGCCGGTACGCACTGCGCGCAGCCGCTGTTGAAACGCTTCGGCGTCACCTCCACATGCAGGGCTTCATTCGGCATGTACAACACGCTGGCCGAGGTTGACGTGCTGGCCGAAGCGCTGGAAAAAGCGCGAAAGTTCTTCGGGTGA
- the sufD gene encoding Fe-S cluster assembly protein SufD, translating to MNIHATPQRTKAETALIAAFDARLADLPGDGAVMIKRDNAIEQLKLGLPTKRIEAWHYTDFRRLLSDVPSHDAAARAEVVAPVLEGSTVLPVLNGVASGKAPAGLEGVAVRHISEKLADGSYAAALEPTGLDDAIGAINAAFVADGWFVDIADSTQLEKPIELQNVQAGGQVHVRLPVRVGAGVKATIVERQTGTGEAFVSSVGNLVVGDDSDVLYVIVQEQPETATYLGQFNAWIGKNAKLTLFVMNAGGKLVRQEIHVAAKGEGSDFQLRGINLLAGDTHTDVTMVLDHMVPHTGSRELVRNVVTGKARGVFQGRINVHQIAQKTDAKMACNTLLLSDEGEFAAKPELEIFADDVACGHGATVTEIHADHLFYLMARGIDEKTARGLLVKAFLAEVVEELDDEKIVDALEARLDRWFAEHG from the coding sequence ATGAACATCCACGCCACACCGCAAAGGACGAAGGCGGAGACCGCGCTGATCGCGGCCTTCGACGCACGCCTGGCCGACCTGCCGGGCGACGGAGCCGTCATGATCAAGCGCGACAACGCCATCGAGCAGCTCAAGCTCGGCCTGCCGACCAAACGCATCGAAGCCTGGCATTACACGGATTTTCGTCGCCTGCTCTCCGACGTGCCGTCGCACGACGCCGCCGCGAGGGCTGAGGTCGTCGCCCCGGTGCTCGAAGGGTCGACGGTGCTGCCCGTGCTGAACGGGGTCGCCTCCGGCAAGGCGCCGGCTGGCCTCGAGGGCGTCGCCGTGCGGCACATCTCCGAGAAGCTGGCCGACGGCAGCTATGCCGCCGCCCTGGAGCCGACCGGCCTCGACGATGCGATCGGTGCGATCAACGCAGCCTTCGTTGCCGACGGCTGGTTCGTCGACATCGCCGACAGCACGCAACTGGAGAAGCCGATCGAGCTGCAGAACGTACAGGCGGGCGGTCAGGTGCACGTGCGCCTGCCGGTTCGCGTCGGCGCCGGCGTCAAGGCGACGATCGTAGAGCGCCAGACCGGCACGGGCGAGGCGTTCGTGTCCTCGGTCGGCAATCTCGTCGTCGGCGACGACAGCGACGTGCTCTACGTGATCGTCCAGGAACAGCCGGAGACGGCGACCTATCTCGGCCAGTTCAATGCCTGGATCGGCAAGAACGCGAAGCTTACGCTGTTCGTGATGAACGCCGGCGGCAAGCTCGTCCGCCAGGAGATCCATGTAGCCGCGAAGGGCGAAGGCTCGGACTTCCAGCTGCGGGGCATCAACCTGCTCGCCGGCGACACGCATACGGATGTGACGATGGTGCTCGACCACATGGTGCCGCACACCGGTTCGCGCGAACTCGTCCGCAACGTCGTGACCGGCAAGGCGCGGGGCGTCTTCCAGGGCCGCATCAACGTGCACCAGATCGCGCAGAAGACCGACGCCAAGATGGCCTGCAACACGCTGCTGCTGTCGGACGAGGGCGAGTTTGCGGCCAAGCCCGAGCTCGAGATCTTCGCGGACGACGTGGCCTGCGGCCACGGCGCGACCGTCACCGAGATCCACGCTGACCATCTGTTTTACCTGATGGCGCGCGGCATCGACGAGAAGACGGCGCGGGGCCTGCTGGTCAAGGCGTTCCTTGCCGAGGTGGTCGAGGAACTGGACGACGAGAAGATCGTGGATGCGCTGGAAGCGCGGCTCGACCGCTGGTTTGCGGAGCATGGGTAA
- the sufC gene encoding Fe-S cluster assembly ATPase SufC, with the protein MLEIKNLHARIAESGVEIIRGLNLTVQPGEVAAIMGPNGSGKSTLSYILAGREDYEVTEGDILYNGESILEMDPAERAAAGIFLAFQYPMEIPGVAMMEFLKVAMNSQRKARGEDALKIPDFMKKVKDAAASLSMDMAMLKRPLNVGFSGGEKKRAEILQMKLLEPKLCVLDETDSGLDIDALKIVADGVNSLRAPDRAVVVITHYQRLLDYIVPDTVHVLYRGQVIKSGDKTLAHELEANGYAGFIQEAAE; encoded by the coding sequence ATGCTTGAGATCAAGAACCTGCATGCCCGCATCGCCGAAAGCGGCGTCGAGATCATCCGCGGCCTGAACCTGACGGTTCAGCCGGGCGAGGTCGCCGCCATCATGGGCCCGAACGGCTCCGGCAAGTCGACGCTGTCCTATATCCTCGCCGGCCGCGAGGACTATGAGGTGACGGAAGGCGACATCCTCTACAACGGCGAGTCCATTCTGGAGATGGATCCGGCCGAACGCGCTGCAGCGGGCATCTTCCTGGCCTTCCAGTATCCGATGGAGATCCCCGGCGTCGCCATGATGGAGTTCCTGAAGGTGGCGATGAACTCGCAGCGCAAGGCGCGCGGCGAGGATGCGCTCAAGATTCCGGACTTCATGAAGAAGGTGAAGGACGCGGCCGCCTCGCTGAGCATGGACATGGCGATGCTGAAGCGCCCGCTCAACGTCGGCTTCTCCGGCGGCGAGAAGAAGCGCGCGGAAATCCTGCAGATGAAGCTGCTGGAGCCGAAGCTCTGCGTGCTCGACGAGACCGATTCCGGTCTCGACATCGACGCGCTGAAGATCGTTGCCGACGGCGTCAACTCGCTGCGTGCGCCGGATCGCGCGGTGGTCGTCATCACCCACTATCAGCGCCTGCTCGACTACATCGTGCCGGACACCGTTCACGTGCTCTACCGCGGCCAGGTCATCAAGTCCGGCGACAAGACGCTCGCGCACGAGCTCGAGGCCAATGGCTATGCCGGTTTCATCCAGGAAGCGGCGGAGTGA